A window of Hemiscyllium ocellatum isolate sHemOce1 unplaced genomic scaffold, sHemOce1.pat.X.cur. scaffold_3803_pat_ctg1, whole genome shotgun sequence genomic DNA:
GAACCGGGGGAAGGGGACGGGCAGGCGGCCGGTGCAGCTGGCCAGGCAGGCCAGCACCGCCGCCAGCGAGAGGACGAAGCAGATGCCGTAGACGGCCATGCACCACTGCAGGCCGGCGTGGCGCCCGTAATCCACATCCGAGGCCAGGACGAAGATCAGGCAGGCGGCGAAGCACTCCAGCACCTTCAGGCGCCCGGGCAGGCTGGCCAGGTAGCCGGCGGTCTCGCCGGGCCGCGCCCGGCTGATAAAGGTCTCTGCGGCGAAGGCGGCGGTCGCTAGGCCCGAGCAGACGCAGCCGGCCACGGGCAGAGCCCGGCCGCCGTTCCCGCCGCCCCTCAGGAACCAGAGCGGGTAGACGGCGGTGGCCGAGAGGCAGAGCAGGCAGGCCAGCGGCGCCAGGGCCGGCGGCCCCTCAGACCAGGGCACGGGGCTGCGGCTCTGCCCGCCGGCCAGCTCGGTCAGCAGCACCAGGGCGGCGCCGACGAAAGAGAAAGCCCAGGCGAACAGGCACCAGGAGCCCTCGGCCCCCCACCAGCGGCCCGAGTGCACCACCAGCGAGAGGGCGGCGCAGGCCAGCGCGGCTCCCAGCAGCCGGGACAGGCCCAGGGGTCCACTCAGGGCACGCCAGTACGGGGCAGCCATCAGCGCAGCTCCTCCTGCTCAGGGCGGGGGTCCTGAGGGAGGGGgacgggagggagggaggggggagagatagagggagggagagggggagagggagagacagagatggggggaaagagagagagagacagagagagagagagggagaatgaagggagagagagagagggagggcggagggaggagagagagagagggtggggaggagagagggaaggagagggggggggagggagagagagagggggagggagacagagagagggagagggaaggggagagagagagggagggggagggaggaaggagagggggagggagagagagagggggagggagacaggcgagagggagaggcgggggagagagagagagagagagggtggggggagagagggagggggggagagaagggggagagagggacagagagacagagggagagaaagggagagggagggggagagagagaaagagacacagggTCAGACTGGGTTAGACGGCACGAAGGACCATTCCGCCCTTAACTCCAACAGAAACCCCCCGCCTCGAATCCACCACCTCCCGCCCTGTTCTAatccccagagagagagagagagtgagaaagggagggagggagagagagagagacacacacacacagagacagagagagagagagagagtgagaaaggggggcgggagagagagacacacacacagatacagagagatagagaaagagagagagagagagacagacagagagagagacacagagacagggagagaaaaagagagacagagagagagagacagagacggagagagagagaaacagagacacagagagagggagagacagtgagagagagagacagtgagagagagagagagagcgggaaacCCCCCTTCTATCTGAGTCCCAAGATGCGGTACTCTGCACGCCTGCCCACGATGCTATCTCCATCGCCCACACCTTTCGCCCTCCGTTCCACCCTCATTTTACCCCTGCCCCTCACGAATCCCACCCTCCTACGCCATCCCTCACTCCCTCGGGAGACCCCCATCGGATTCTCGTCTACATCGAAACACGGTGGGTAATGAGACCGCGAATTCACGGTCACTAACTCACTCAgggagttacagtgaggggtgtggggtatatcagtgtgttacagtgaggggtgtgggatatatcagtgtgttacagtgaggggtgtggggtatatcagtgtgttacagtgaggggtgtgtggggtatatcagtgtgttacagtgaggggtgtggggtatatcagggtgttacagtgaggggtgtgggatatatcagggtgttacagtgaggggtgtggggtataacagtgtgttacagtgaggggtgtggggtgatatcagtgtgttacagtgaggggtgtggtgtgtatcagtgtgttacagcgaggggtgtggggtatatcagtgtgttacagcgaggggtgtggggtatatcagtgtgttacagtgaggggtgtgggatatatcagtgtgttacagtgaggggtgtgggatatatcagtgtgttacagtgaggggtgtgggatatatcagtgtgttacagtgaggggtgtggggtatatcagtgtgttacagtgaggggtgtgggatatatcagtgtgttacagtgaggggtgtggggtatatcagggtgttacagtgaggggtgtggggtatatcagtgtgttacagtgagggatgtggggtatatcagggtgttacagtgaggggtgtgggatatatcagggtgttacagtgaggggtgtgggatatatcagtgtgttacagtgaggggtgtggggtatatcagtgtgttacagtgaggggtgtggggtatatcagtgtgttacagtgaggggtgtggggtatatcagtgtgttacagtgaggggtgtgggatatatcagtgtgttacagtgaggggtgtgggatatatcagggtgttacagtgaggggtgtggggtatatcagtgtgttacagtgaggggtgtggggtatatcagggtgttacagtgaggggtgtggggtatatcagtgtgttacagtgaggggtttggggtatatcagtgtgttacagtgaggggagtggggtatatcagtgtgttacagtgaggggtgtggggtatatcagtgtgttacagtgaggggtgtggggtatatcagtgtgtttgtgtgagggtgtgtgggatatatcagtgtgttacagtgaggggtgtgggtatatcagtgtgttacagtgaggagtgtgtggtatatcagggtgttacagtgtggggtgtggggtatatcagggtgttacagtgaggggtgtggggtatatcagtgtgttacagtgaggggtgtggggtatatcagggtgttacagtgaggggtgtggggtatatcagtgtgttacagtgaggggtgtggggatatcagtgtgttacagtgaggggtgtggggtatatcagtgtgttacagtgaggggtgtggggtatatcagggtgttacagtgtggggtgtggggtatatcagggtgttacagtgaggggtgtggggtatatcagtgtgttacagtgaggggtgtgggatatatcagtgtgttacagtgaggggtgtggggtatatcagtgtgttacactgaggggtgtggggtatatcagtgtgttacagtgaggggtgtggggtatatcagtgtgttacagtgaggagtgtgcggtatatcagggtgttacagtgtggggtgttgggtatatcagggtgttacagtgaggggtgtggggtatatcagtgtgttacagtgaggggtgtggggtatatcagggtgttacagtgaggggtgtggggtatatcagtgtgttacagtgaggggtgtggggttatcagtgtgttacagtgaggggtgtggggtatatcagtgtgttacagtgaggggtgtgggatatatcagggtgttacagtgaggggtgtggggtatatcagtgtgttacagtgagggaagtggggtatatcagtgtgttacagtgaggggtgtgggatatatcagggtgttacagtgaggggtgtggggtatatcagtgtgttacagtgaggggtgtgggatatatcagggtgttacagtgaggggtgtggggtatatcagtgtgttacagtgaggggagtggggtatatcagtgtgttacagtgaggggtgtggggtatatcagtgtgttacagtgaggggtgtggggtatatcagtgtgttacagtgtggggttgtggggtatatcagtgtgttacagtgtgggggtgtggggtatatcagtgtgttacagtgaggggtgtggggtatatcagtgtgttacagtgaggggtgtgggatatatcagtgtgttacagtgaggggtgtggggtatatcagtatgttacagtgaggggtgtgggatatatcagggtgttacagtgaggggtgtgggatatatcagggtgttacagtgaggggtgtggggtatatcagtgtgttacagtgaggggtgtggggtatatcagggtgttacagtgaggggtgtggggtatatcagtgtgttacagtgaggggtttggggtatatcagtgtgttacagtgaggggagtggggtatatcagtgtgttacagtgaggggtgtggggtatatcagtgtgttacagtgaggggtgtggggtatatcagcgtgttacagtgaggggtgtgggatatatcagtgtgttacagtgaggggtgtggggtatatcagtgtgttacagtgaggagtgtgcggtatatcagggtgttacagtgtggggtgtggggtatatcagggtgttacagtgaggggtgtggggtatatcagtgtgttacagtgaggggtgtggggtatatcagtgtgttacagtgaggggtgggggtatatcagtgtgttacagtgaggggtgtggggttatcagtgtgttacagtgaggggtgtggggtatatcagtgtgttacagtgaggggtgtggggtatatcagggtgttacagtgtggggtgtggggtatatcagggtgttacagtgaggggtgtggggtatatcagtgtgttacagtgaggggtgtgggatatatcagtgtgttacagtgaggggtgtggggtatatcagtgtgttacagtgaggggtgtggggtatatcagtgtgttacagtgaggggtgtggggtatatcagtgtgttacagtgaggagtgtgcggtatatcagggtgttacagtgtggggtgtggggtatatcagggtgttacagtgaggggtgtggggtatatcagtgtgttacagtgaggggtgtggggtatatcagggtgttacagtgagggttgtggggtatatcagtgtgttacagtgaggggtgtggggttatcagtgtgttacagtgaggggtgtggggtatatcagtgtgttacagtgaggggtgtgggatatatcagggtgttacagtgaggggtgtggggtatatcagtgtgttacagtgagggaagtggggtatatcagtgtgttacagtgaggggtgtgggatatatcagggtgttacagtgaggggtgtggggtatatcagtgtgttacagtgaggggtgtgggatatatcagggtgttacagtgaggggtgtggggtatatcagtgtgttacagtgaggggagtggggtatatcagtgtgttacagtgaggggtgtgggatatatcagtgtgttacagtgaggggtgtggggtatatcagtgtgttacagtgaggggtgtgggatatatcagggtgttacagagaggggtgtggggtatatcagtgtgttacagtgaggggtgtggggtatatcagtgtgttacagtgaggggtggggggtatatcagtgtgttacagtgaggggtgcgaggtatatcagtgtgttacagtgaggggtgcggggtatatcagtgtgttacagtgaggggtgtgggatatatcagtgtgttacagtgagagatgtggggtatatcagtgtgttacagtgaggggtgtggggtatatcagtgtgttacagtgaggggtgcgaggtatatcagtgtgttacagtgaggggtgtggggtatatcagtgtgttacagtgaggggtgtggggtatatcagggtgttacagtgaggggtgtggggtatgtcagtgtgttacagtgaggggtgtggggtatatcagtgtgttacagtgaggggtgtgggatatgacagtgtgttacagtgaggggtgtggggtatatcagtgtgttacagtgaggggtgtggggtatatcagtgtgttacagtgaggagtgtggggtatatcagtgtgttacagtgaggggtgtgggatatatcagtgtgttacagtgaggagtgtggggtatatcagtgtgttacagtgaggggtgtggggtatatcagtgtgttacagtgaggggtgtgggatatatcagtgtgttacagtgaggggtgtggggtatatcagtgtgttacagtgaggggtgtggggtatatcagtgtgttacagtgaggggtgtgggatatatcagggcgttacagagaggggtgtggggtatatcagtgtgttacagtgaggggtgtggggtatatcagtgtgttacagtgaggagtgtgcggtatatcagggtgttacagtgtggggtgtggggtatatcagggtgttacagtgaggggtgtggggtatatcagtgtgttacagtgaggggtgtggggtatatcagggtgttacagtgaggggtgtggggtatatcagtgtgttacagtgaggggtgtggggttatcagtgtgttacagtgaggggtgtggggtatatcagtgtgttacagtgaggggtgtgggatatatcagggtgttacagtgaggggtgtggggtatatcagtgtgttacagtgagggaagtggggtatatcagtgtgttacagtgaggggtgtgggatatatcagggtgttacagtgaggggtgtggggtatatcagtgtgttacagtgaggggtgtgggatatatcagggtgttacagtgaggggtgtggggtatatcagtgtgttacagtgaggggagtggggtatatcagtgtgttacagtgaggggtgtgggatatatcagtgtgttacagtgaggggtgtggggtatatcagtgtgttacagtgaggggtgtgggatatatcagggtgttacagagaggggtgtggggtatatcagtgtgttacagtgaggggtgtggggtatatcagtgtgttacagtgacgggtggggggtatatcagtgtgttacagtgaggggtgcgaggtatatcagtgtgttacagtgaggggtgcggggtatatcagtgtgttacagtgaggggtgtgggatatatcagtgtgttacagtgagggatgtggggtatatcagtgtgttacagtgaggggtgtggggtatatcagtgtgttacagtgaggggtgcgaggtatatcagtgtgttacagtgaggggtgtggggtatatcagtgtgttacagtgaggggtgtggggtatatcagggtgttacagtgaggggtgtggggtatgtcagtgtgttacagtgaggggtgtggggtatatcagtgtgttacagtgaggggtgtgggatatgacagtgtgttacagtgaggggtgtggggtatatcagtgtgttacagtgaggggtgtggggtatatcagtgtgttacagtgaggagtgtggggtatatcagtgtgttacagtgaggggtgtggggtatatcagtgtgttacagtgaggggtgtgggatatatcagtgtgttacagtgaggagtgtggggtatatcagtgtgttacagtgaggggtgtggtgtatatcagtgtgttacagtgaggggtgtgggatatatcagtgtgttacagtgaggggtgtggggtatatcagggcgttacagagaggggtgtgggatatatcagtgtgttacagtgaggggtgtgggatatatcagtgtgttacagtgaggggtgtggggtatatcagtgtgttacagtgaggggtgtggggtatagcagggtgttacagtgaggggtgtggggtatatcagtgtgttacagtgaggggtgtggggtatagcagggtgttacagtgaggggtgtggggtatatcagtgtgttacagtgaggggtgtggggtatatcagtgtgttacagtgaggggtgtgggatatatcagtgtgttacagtgaggggtgtggggtatatcagtgtgttacagtgaggggtgtggggtatatcaatgtgttacagtgaggggtgtggggtatatcagtgtgttacagtgaggggtgtggggtatatcagtgtgttacagtgaggggtgtggggtatatcagtgtgttacactgaggggtgtgggatatatcagtgtgttacagtgaggggtgtggggtatatcggtgtgttacagtgaggggtgtgggatatatcagtgtgttacagtgaggggtgtgaggtatatcagtgtgttacagtgaggggtgtgggatatatcagtgtgttacagtgaggcgtgtggggtatatcagtgtgttacagtgaggggtgtggggtatatcagtgtgttacagtgaggggggtgtgggatatatcagtttgttacagtgtggggtgtggggtatatcagtgtgttacagtgaggggtgtgggatatatcagtgtgttacagtgaggggtgtgggatatatcagtgtgttacagtgaggggtgtggggtgtatcagtgtgttacagtgtggggtgtgggatatatcagggtgttacagtgaggtgtgtgtgatatatcagtgtgttacagtgaggggtgtgggatatatcagtgtgttacagtgaggggtgtggggtatatcagtgtgttacagtgaggggtgtgggatatatcagtgtgttacagtgagcggtgtgggatatatcagtgtgttacagtgaggggtgtgggatatatcagtgtgttacagtgtgggttgtggggtatatcagtgtgttacagtgaggggtgtgggatatatcagtgtgttacagtgaggggtgtggggtatatcagtgtgttacagtgaggggtgtggggtatatcagtgtgttacagtgaggggtgtggtatatcagggtgttacagtgaggggtccggggtatatcagggtgttacagtgtggggtgtggggtatatcagtgtgttacagtgaggggtgtggggtatatcagtgtgttacagtgaggggtgtggggtatatcagggcgttacagtgaggggagtggggtataagagtgtgttacagtgaggggtgtgggatatatcagtgtgttacagtgaggggtgtggggtataagagtgtgttacagtgaggggtgtgggatatatcagtgtgttacagtgaggggtgtgggggtatatcagtgtgttacagtgaggtgagtgggttatatcagtgtgttacagtgaggggtgtggggtatatcagtgtgttacagtgaggggtgtgggatatatcagtgtgttacagtgaggggtgtgggatatatcagtgtgatacagtgaggggtgtggggtataacagtgtgttacagtgaggggtgtggggtatatcagtgtgttacagtgaggggtgtggggtataacagtgtgttacagtgaggggtgtggggtatatcagtgtgttacagtgaggggtgtggggtatatcagtgtgttacagtgaggggtgtggggtatatcagtgtgttacagtgaggggtgtgggatatatcagtgtgttacagtgaggggtgtggggtatatcagtgtgttacagtgaggggtgtgggatatatcagtgtgttacagtgaggggtgtggggtatatcagtgtgttacagtgaggggtgtggggtatatcagtgtgttacagtgaggggtgtggggtatatcagtgtgttacagtgaggggtgtgggatatatcagtgtgttacagtgaggggtgtggggtatatcagtgtgttacagtgaggggtgtggggtatatcagtgtgttacagtgaggggtgtgggggtatatcagtgtgttacagtgaggggtgtggggtatatcagtgtgttacagtgaggggtgtgggatatatcagtgtgttacagtgaggggtgtggggtatatcagtgtgttacagtgaggggtgtggggtatatcagtgtgttacagtgaggggtgtggggtatatcagtgtgttacagtgaggggtgtggggtatatcagtgtgttacagtgaggggagtggggtatatcagtgtgtgccGGGACATGGAACTGCGTCTGAATTCCCTCTCATTGGTCTGGAACAGGTTGAGGCAGTGAGCCGTGATTTCCCGCTGCCCAGGatgtggagagagggaggagcaggGATCTCTGGGCGAAGAATGAGACTATTTATGGTTTGCTAATATTTTCCGACTCCAAGCCATTGCCCATCCCCTTCGACTCAGACATTCCACCAACTCTGTCAGAGGCTACGCAAACCATTCCAAGTCATGATTCACAACTGTTTCACCTCTCTTCGCCCCTTGGAGGGAGATGGATATACTCCAGGACTTGAGCTCCATAATCCAGGCCCTCCCACACTCCCAGtgcccagtactgagggagggccgcactgtcggagggagatggatatactctaggccttgagctccataatccaggcccacccacactccctccctccctccctccctccggtgcccagtactgagggagggccgcactgtcggagggagatggatatactctaggccttgagctccataatccag
This region includes:
- the LOC132813543 gene encoding myeloid-associated differentiation marker homolog; its protein translation is MAAPYWRALSGPLGLSRLLGAALACAALSLVVHSGRWWGAEGSWCLFAWAFSFVGAALVLLTELAGGQSRSPVPWSEGPPALAPLACLLCLSATAVYPLWFLRGGGNGGRALPVAGCVCSGLATAAFAAETFISRARPGETAGYLASLPGRLKVLECFAACLIFVLASDVDYGRHAGLQWCMAVYGICFVLSLAAVLACLASCTGRLPVPFPRFATVCALLGALLYATAAVVWPVFCFDRRYGQPRRPAGCGNMGVGRCPWDSAVGVAVLTCALLLAYLADLVYSGRLVFVRR